A region from the uncultured Holophaga sp. genome encodes:
- a CDS encoding LysR family transcriptional regulator has product MHFNQLDLNLLVALDVLLDEHNITRAGHRINLSQSAMSGCLARLREFFNDELLVQVGRKMVPTPLGESLAQPVRDCLVHIQSAIATKPTFDPATSQRHFKIMLSDYMSIVFMPEVMRRMAEVAPQITVEIVSSADYPLEALEKGEIDFRILPESFQASSHCSEFLLEDPYTCMVWTGNPEVRGELSPEQFLDMRHVLLRFGRERAPSRDEIYLSRLGYHRRVDMIATWFGVLPHFIVGTSRITTLPLRLGKVFAEQYPVRLLAPPIAIEPMVQTICWHKYYDYDPGKLWMRRLMKEVAEGLGPASPRAM; this is encoded by the coding sequence ATGCACTTCAACCAGCTCGACCTCAACCTGCTCGTGGCCTTGGATGTCCTTCTGGATGAGCACAACATCACCCGCGCAGGGCACCGGATCAATCTGAGCCAGTCGGCCATGAGCGGGTGTCTGGCCCGTCTGAGGGAGTTCTTCAATGACGAGCTGCTGGTGCAGGTGGGCCGCAAGATGGTGCCCACTCCCCTGGGGGAGAGCCTGGCCCAGCCCGTGCGGGATTGCCTGGTCCACATCCAGTCCGCCATCGCGACCAAGCCGACCTTCGATCCGGCCACCTCGCAGCGCCACTTCAAGATCATGCTCTCGGATTACATGTCCATCGTCTTCATGCCCGAGGTCATGCGCAGGATGGCTGAGGTGGCCCCCCAGATCACGGTGGAGATCGTTTCCAGCGCCGACTACCCTCTGGAGGCGCTCGAAAAGGGGGAGATCGACTTCCGCATTCTGCCAGAGAGCTTCCAGGCCTCTTCCCACTGCAGTGAGTTCCTGCTTGAGGATCCCTACACCTGCATGGTCTGGACGGGGAACCCTGAGGTCCGGGGGGAGCTCAGCCCCGAGCAGTTCCTGGACATGCGCCACGTGCTGCTCCGCTTCGGCCGGGAACGGGCCCCCTCCCGGGACGAGATCTATCTCAGTCGCCTGGGCTATCACCGCCGGGTGGACATGATCGCCACCTGGTTCGGGGTGCTGCCTCACTTCATCGTGGGCACCTCCCGGATCACCACCCTCCCGCTCCGGTTGGGGAAGGTGTTCGCCGAGCAGTACCCGGTCCGGCTCCTGGCCCCCCCCATCGCCATCGAGCCCATGGTCCAGACCATCTGCTGGCACAAATACTACGATTACGACCCAGGCAAGCTCTGGATGCGCCGACTGATGAAGGAGGTGGCCGAGGGTTTGGGTCCGGCCTCGCCGCGGGCGATGTGA
- a CDS encoding FAD-dependent oxidoreductase yields MKQLETDVIIVAAGLSGLAAAISAAENGAQVIAFEKANTPGGAANMGMGPLGIGSDIQKHHLVNITPFEAFRKHMAFTHWNVDARLVRDYYMKSGDTINWLQEMGVEFVGVSPAYAAPETMKPYATSEPTWHLVKPEGGGMPGPRAAGAMIKKMTERAEELGVQILLETPVKKILVEDGRAVGVIATDKDGEEVEARAKAVIIATGGFGANAQMIKEHIGYNWGKDLFSFAVPGMVGEGLRMAWAAGAGKTLMNLELMYQIPDNMAHFVIEGAFRQPCLWVNKLGHRFMPEDGIPNTTFTGNAIAAQPGHMAYAIFDSKLLKHYKRNGPDIQSHVHPHDLYKQFDAALKAAQEEGYEHVCEADSLEELADKMGIDKEALLKTVEEYNEDCDSHFDSLFDKSRQFMQPIRTSKFYACRQFVGAYGTLGGIRINYKTEVMTEDDKVIPGLYAVGVDACAIYGHTYPFILPGNTMGFCLNSGRMAGENAAELLNAD; encoded by the coding sequence ATGAAGCAGCTTGAAACAGACGTCATCATCGTCGCCGCAGGCCTCTCAGGCTTGGCTGCCGCCATCTCGGCTGCCGAGAACGGCGCCCAGGTGATCGCCTTCGAGAAGGCCAATACCCCCGGCGGCGCTGCCAACATGGGCATGGGTCCCCTGGGCATCGGCTCGGACATCCAGAAGCACCACCTGGTGAACATCACCCCCTTCGAGGCCTTCCGCAAGCACATGGCCTTCACCCACTGGAATGTGGATGCCCGGCTGGTGCGGGACTACTACATGAAGTCCGGCGACACCATCAACTGGCTCCAGGAGATGGGCGTGGAGTTCGTGGGAGTCTCCCCCGCCTACGCCGCCCCCGAGACCATGAAGCCCTACGCCACCTCCGAGCCCACTTGGCACCTGGTGAAACCCGAGGGGGGCGGCATGCCCGGCCCCCGCGCCGCCGGGGCCATGATCAAGAAGATGACCGAGCGGGCGGAGGAGCTGGGGGTCCAGATCCTCCTGGAGACCCCCGTGAAGAAGATCCTCGTGGAGGATGGCCGCGCCGTGGGCGTCATCGCCACGGACAAGGACGGTGAGGAAGTGGAGGCCCGCGCCAAGGCCGTCATCATCGCCACCGGCGGCTTCGGCGCCAACGCCCAGATGATCAAGGAGCACATCGGCTACAACTGGGGCAAGGACCTCTTTTCCTTCGCCGTGCCCGGCATGGTGGGCGAGGGGCTGCGCATGGCCTGGGCAGCAGGGGCCGGCAAGACCCTCATGAACCTGGAGCTCATGTACCAGATCCCCGACAACATGGCCCACTTCGTCATCGAGGGCGCCTTCCGCCAGCCCTGCCTCTGGGTCAACAAGCTGGGGCACCGCTTCATGCCCGAGGACGGCATCCCCAACACCACCTTCACGGGCAACGCCATCGCCGCCCAGCCTGGGCACATGGCCTACGCCATCTTCGACAGCAAGCTGCTCAAGCACTATAAACGCAACGGCCCTGATATCCAGTCCCACGTCCACCCCCACGACCTCTACAAGCAGTTCGACGCCGCCCTCAAGGCAGCCCAGGAGGAGGGCTACGAGCATGTCTGCGAGGCCGATTCCCTGGAGGAACTGGCAGACAAGATGGGCATCGACAAGGAGGCCCTCCTCAAGACCGTGGAAGAGTACAACGAGGACTGCGACAGCCACTTCGACAGCCTCTTCGACAAGTCCCGCCAGTTCATGCAGCCCATCCGAACCTCGAAGTTCTACGCCTGCCGCCAGTTCGTGGGCGCCTACGGCACCCTGGGGGGCATCCGCATCAACTACAAGACCGAGGTCATGACCGAAGACGACAAGGTGATCCCCGGCCTCTACGCCGTGGGCGTCGACGCCTGCGCCATCTATGGCCACACCTATCCCTTCATCCTCCCCGGCAACACCATGGGCTTCTGCCTGAACAGCGGACGCATGGCAGGGGAGAACGCCGCGGAGCTGTTGAACGCCGACTGA
- a CDS encoding hydrogenase, with protein MTEGGILHFDATWRGWRLRMTPFRGLLLTLATLFVFLAAFRLLAGLGASTNLNDRWPWGLWIGADLTAVALAGAGYSMCMMAHILHIDDFHALSRRGMLISLLGYVFVLLTLFLEVGRWDNAYIPLFSWGHASPLFEVFVAITIYMAIQVIEFSEVATERIFHSANRHVQRLLPSAFLVGAILPFGHQASLGAIYLLMKGRLHPLWWSTNLPWFFLITSFYVGPAMVILESLWSEHFFGRAVETRVLTRLARISACIMILYTLLKFLDLTQRGELHHLATPAPESALFLVETLLCTLLPALVALSPWGRQRTGLLAFALPAIAGLILSRVNVVFTGMHRAIGGWYLPSFSEWGITLGLLAAVVLAYLFIVENFNIFTRHS; from the coding sequence ATGACTGAGGGCGGAATCCTGCACTTCGACGCGACCTGGAGGGGGTGGCGTCTGCGTATGACCCCCTTCAGGGGCCTCCTCCTCACCCTGGCCACCCTCTTCGTGTTCCTGGCGGCCTTCCGGCTGCTGGCTGGCCTGGGGGCCTCCACCAACCTGAATGACCGCTGGCCCTGGGGCCTCTGGATCGGGGCGGACCTGACGGCGGTGGCCCTCGCCGGGGCGGGGTACAGCATGTGCATGATGGCCCACATCCTGCACATCGACGACTTCCACGCGCTCTCCCGGCGGGGGATGCTCATCTCCCTCCTCGGCTATGTCTTTGTCCTCCTCACCCTCTTCCTCGAAGTCGGGCGCTGGGACAACGCCTACATCCCCCTCTTCTCCTGGGGACACGCCTCTCCTCTCTTCGAAGTCTTCGTGGCCATCACCATTTACATGGCCATCCAGGTGATCGAGTTCAGCGAGGTGGCCACGGAGCGGATCTTCCACTCGGCCAACCGCCATGTGCAGCGCCTCCTGCCCTCCGCCTTTCTCGTCGGGGCGATCCTGCCCTTCGGGCACCAGGCCTCCCTGGGGGCCATCTACCTCCTCATGAAGGGGCGCCTCCACCCCCTCTGGTGGTCGACCAACCTGCCCTGGTTCTTCCTCATCACCTCCTTCTACGTCGGGCCGGCCATGGTGATCCTGGAGTCCCTCTGGTCGGAGCACTTCTTCGGCCGGGCGGTTGAAACCCGAGTCCTCACCCGGCTGGCCAGGATCTCGGCCTGCATCATGATCCTCTACACCCTCCTCAAGTTCCTGGACCTGACCCAGCGAGGTGAGCTGCACCACCTGGCCACCCCTGCTCCCGAGTCCGCCCTCTTCCTGGTCGAGACGCTGCTCTGCACCCTCCTCCCCGCGCTCGTCGCCCTCTCCCCTTGGGGTAGGCAGCGGACCGGGCTTCTGGCCTTCGCCCTTCCGGCCATCGCCGGACTCATCCTCAGCCGCGTCAACGTGGTCTTCACCGGAATGCACCGGGCCATCGGCGGCTGGTACCTGCCCTCCTTCAGCGAGTGGGGCATCACCCTCGGGCTCCTGGCCGCGGTGGTTCTGGCCTATCTCTTCATTGTGGAGAACTTCAACATCTTCACCCGCCACTCCTGA
- a CDS encoding FAD-dependent oxidoreductase, with translation MRPTLTIDGQTVQAEEGQSLLQAALDADIYIPHICAHKDLAPAGACRLCVVEIEGRPGTCTACTTPVEAGLVVTTRSEGLRQKRRLALELMLSGHPSDCTGCPKYGACELQSLVQYLQVSDQRLRKRPNLVSADTSNPLVMHDMARCILCGRCVRACGELRKVGALSFVQKDGRTRVGVRDGLTMAEAGCRFCGTCIEVCPTGSIRDQEGLFDPAMSRRAATVPCRSTCPAGIDIPRYIRLVREGKPSEALAVIREKVPFPATLGRICDHLCESACRRSELSQSLSIRALKRYAAEQGDERWKQHARQLPPTGKKVAVIGSGPAGLTAATYLAKRGHAVTVLEALPQAGGMMRVGIPAYRLPGEVLDAEIEEIRATGVEIRTGVKVASAPALLNEGFDAILVTVGAHKGVRLSTPGSDLEGVLVNAEFLRRAALGDPQSVGRRVVVMGGGNVAFDCAGVARRLGAEEVHVVCLEAREAMTASLEEIAEALEEGTRIHAAVNIDEILGPDRVSGVRCAPIRTFSFDERGQAILDRIPEAEFTLEADTLIMAVGQRPDLDESFGLELGRGRVKVAEDGVTTPISGIFAAGDAVTGTRSVIAAIASGRSAASAMDRFLGGDGQIDEVLAEIAEPDPVLGAPGEGFAAAPRCDWPEGYDDETAHRESSRCLQCDMRLKITEQKFWSAYAHR, from the coding sequence ATGCGCCCTACCCTCACCATCGATGGTCAGACAGTCCAGGCCGAGGAAGGCCAATCCCTCCTCCAGGCAGCTCTGGATGCTGATATCTATATCCCCCACATCTGTGCCCACAAGGATCTGGCCCCCGCCGGGGCCTGCCGCCTCTGCGTCGTGGAAATCGAAGGCCGCCCAGGCACCTGCACCGCCTGCACCACCCCTGTGGAAGCAGGCCTGGTGGTCACCACCCGCTCCGAGGGCCTGCGCCAAAAGCGGAGGCTCGCCCTGGAGTTGATGCTGTCGGGGCACCCCTCCGACTGCACCGGGTGCCCCAAATATGGGGCCTGCGAGCTCCAGAGCCTCGTCCAGTACCTCCAGGTCTCGGACCAACGCCTGCGCAAGCGCCCCAACCTCGTGTCGGCCGACACCTCAAACCCCTTGGTCATGCACGACATGGCCCGCTGCATCCTCTGCGGGCGCTGCGTCCGGGCCTGCGGAGAGCTCCGCAAGGTGGGGGCCCTCAGCTTCGTGCAGAAGGACGGACGCACCCGGGTGGGGGTGCGGGACGGTCTCACCATGGCGGAGGCGGGCTGCCGCTTCTGCGGCACCTGCATCGAGGTCTGCCCCACGGGCTCCATCCGGGACCAGGAGGGGCTCTTCGACCCCGCCATGAGCCGCCGCGCCGCCACGGTGCCCTGCCGCTCCACCTGCCCCGCGGGTATCGACATCCCCCGCTACATCCGCCTGGTGCGGGAGGGCAAGCCTTCAGAGGCCCTGGCCGTCATCCGGGAGAAGGTCCCCTTCCCCGCCACCCTGGGTCGCATCTGCGACCACCTCTGCGAGAGCGCCTGCCGCCGCAGCGAGCTCAGTCAGAGCCTCTCCATCCGCGCCCTCAAGCGCTACGCCGCCGAACAGGGGGATGAGCGCTGGAAGCAGCACGCCCGTCAGCTCCCCCCCACCGGGAAGAAGGTGGCGGTCATCGGCTCCGGTCCTGCGGGCCTCACCGCCGCCACCTACCTGGCCAAACGGGGGCACGCTGTCACAGTGCTGGAGGCGCTGCCCCAGGCCGGGGGCATGATGCGGGTCGGCATCCCGGCCTACCGCCTGCCCGGAGAAGTCCTGGACGCCGAGATCGAGGAGATCCGTGCCACTGGCGTGGAGATCCGGACCGGGGTGAAGGTGGCCTCCGCCCCCGCGCTCCTGAACGAGGGTTTCGACGCCATCTTGGTCACCGTGGGCGCCCACAAGGGCGTCCGCCTCTCCACACCGGGCTCGGACCTGGAGGGTGTCCTGGTCAATGCCGAGTTCCTGCGCCGGGCCGCCCTCGGCGATCCCCAGAGCGTGGGCCGCCGGGTGGTGGTCATGGGCGGGGGCAACGTGGCCTTCGACTGCGCCGGGGTGGCCCGCCGCCTGGGGGCGGAGGAGGTCCATGTGGTCTGCCTCGAGGCCCGGGAGGCCATGACCGCCAGCCTCGAGGAGATCGCCGAAGCCCTGGAGGAGGGCACCCGCATCCATGCCGCCGTGAACATCGACGAGATCCTGGGGCCGGACCGGGTCAGCGGCGTGCGCTGCGCCCCCATCCGCACATTCTCCTTTGACGAGCGCGGCCAGGCGATCCTGGACCGCATCCCCGAGGCGGAGTTCACCCTTGAGGCCGACACCCTCATCATGGCCGTGGGGCAGCGTCCCGACCTGGACGAGAGCTTCGGCCTGGAACTGGGCCGAGGCCGTGTGAAAGTGGCCGAGGACGGGGTCACGACCCCCATCTCCGGCATCTTCGCCGCTGGAGACGCCGTTACGGGCACCAGATCCGTCATCGCCGCCATCGCCTCCGGCCGCAGCGCAGCCAGTGCCATGGACCGCTTCCTGGGCGGGGACGGGCAGATCGACGAGGTTCTGGCCGAGATCGCCGAGCCCGATCCCGTGCTGGGCGCCCCCGGGGAGGGCTTCGCAGCCGCCCCGCGCTGCGACTGGCCCGAAGGTTACGACGATGAAACCGCCCACCGCGAGTCCAGCCGCTGCCTGCAGTGCGACATGCGGCTGAAGATCACTGAACAGAAGTTCTGGAGTGCCTATGCCCACCGCTGA
- a CDS encoding 4Fe-4S dicluster domain-containing protein: protein MNRGNAVLVDLTRCIGCGSCTVACKLWNGRPFEKAAPATGPHPVANDSNWTTLAQRRVLKEGEPAWRFVKRQCMHCVEPACVASCFAKAMRKTEEGPVIYRPDLCAGCRYCMVACPFEVPTYEWEKVIPSVSKCQMCSTRLAAGRSPACTETCPTGALRFGQRETLLMEARERLRTGNYVKHIYGEKEAGGTSWLYLSDIPFRGLGFRTDVVQEPLPEITEHYIRRTPALLLGSAALFMGLSRFLDRKRKVSEREEKHD, encoded by the coding sequence ATGAATCGGGGGAACGCGGTTCTGGTCGACCTCACCCGATGCATCGGCTGCGGCAGCTGCACGGTCGCCTGCAAGCTCTGGAATGGAAGGCCCTTCGAAAAGGCGGCGCCAGCCACTGGCCCCCACCCTGTCGCCAACGACTCCAACTGGACCACCCTGGCCCAGAGGCGGGTCCTCAAGGAGGGAGAGCCCGCATGGCGCTTTGTGAAGCGGCAGTGCATGCACTGTGTGGAGCCCGCCTGCGTGGCCTCCTGCTTCGCCAAGGCCATGCGCAAGACCGAGGAGGGGCCGGTGATCTATCGCCCGGACCTCTGCGCCGGCTGCCGCTACTGCATGGTGGCCTGCCCCTTCGAGGTCCCCACCTATGAGTGGGAGAAGGTCATCCCTTCAGTCTCGAAGTGCCAGATGTGCTCGACGCGGCTGGCCGCAGGCAGGTCGCCGGCCTGCACCGAGACCTGCCCCACGGGGGCCCTCCGCTTCGGACAGCGGGAGACGCTGCTCATGGAGGCCCGGGAACGGCTCAGGACAGGCAATTATGTCAAACACATCTACGGCGAAAAGGAGGCTGGAGGCACCAGCTGGCTCTACCTCTCCGATATCCCCTTCAGAGGACTCGGCTTCAGGACGGATGTGGTCCAGGAGCCCCTGCCGGAGATCACTGAGCACTATATCCGGCGCACACCAGCCCTGCTGCTGGGCAGCGCCGCCCTGTTCATGGGCCTGAGCCGCTTCCTGGACCGTAAGCGGAAGGTGTCGGAGAGAGAGGAGAAGCATGACTGA
- a CDS encoding NADH-ubiquinone oxidoreductase-F iron-sulfur binding region domain-containing protein, giving the protein MPTAERLIVRALDPLPGTNLRAQLLELHLEALLAALEAEGGPAGTLITTAAPCPALSTRGYEVRVLSPVLMDSEDQALLEHLAGRTPMAGGPALPGTRVVDLEHLLSQGKGTRFVQVQGAVACEAVLEVPEGTTYRQVLERCGTTASKFVLAGGPTGALIPESGLDSPLAAATLVVGSESDCTVDLTRRCLAQTAAESCGRCLLCREGSYQLQEILTDMTTGKSRPDDEAQIRELAEAMAEGSRCELGRQAARPLLNGLLAFPEEFEAHQKRKRCPALVCRAYVTFHILGDTCSGCGKCLELCPEEAIEGEEDYIHVIDTKACTQCGLCFEVCPERAIVKAGPVKPRTPKEPVPVGSWKKR; this is encoded by the coding sequence ATGCCCACCGCTGAGCGCCTGATCGTCCGGGCCCTCGATCCCCTCCCTGGGACAAATCTCAGAGCCCAGCTGCTGGAGCTGCACCTGGAGGCTCTCCTGGCGGCCCTGGAGGCCGAGGGCGGCCCCGCCGGCACCCTCATCACCACCGCCGCCCCCTGCCCCGCCCTCAGCACCCGGGGCTATGAGGTGCGGGTGCTCAGCCCGGTTCTCATGGACAGCGAGGACCAGGCCCTCCTGGAACACTTGGCGGGCCGCACCCCCATGGCCGGTGGCCCCGCCCTCCCCGGCACCCGGGTGGTGGACCTGGAGCACCTCCTCAGCCAGGGCAAGGGTACCCGCTTCGTCCAGGTACAGGGCGCCGTGGCCTGTGAAGCGGTACTGGAAGTACCCGAAGGTACGACCTACCGCCAGGTCCTGGAACGGTGTGGAACCACGGCATCCAAGTTCGTCCTGGCCGGGGGGCCCACAGGCGCCCTCATCCCCGAGTCGGGCCTGGACAGCCCCCTGGCCGCCGCCACCCTGGTGGTGGGTTCCGAGTCGGACTGCACCGTGGACCTGACCCGGCGCTGTCTGGCCCAGACCGCCGCGGAGAGCTGTGGCCGCTGCCTCCTTTGCCGGGAGGGCAGCTACCAGCTCCAGGAGATCCTCACCGACATGACCACGGGCAAGTCCCGCCCCGATGACGAGGCCCAGATCCGTGAGCTGGCCGAAGCCATGGCCGAAGGCTCCCGCTGCGAACTGGGCCGTCAGGCGGCCCGCCCCCTCCTGAACGGACTCCTGGCCTTCCCCGAGGAGTTCGAAGCCCACCAGAAGCGCAAGCGCTGCCCTGCCCTGGTCTGCCGCGCCTATGTTACCTTCCACATCCTGGGCGACACCTGCAGCGGCTGCGGCAAGTGTCTGGAGCTCTGTCCCGAGGAGGCCATCGAAGGCGAGGAGGACTACATCCACGTCATCGACACCAAGGCCTGCACCCAGTGCGGCCTCTGCTTCGAGGTCTGCCCCGAGCGGGCCATCGTGAAGGCTGGCCCCGTCAAGCCCCGTACTCCCAAGGAGCCGGTGCCCGTGGGGAGCTGGAAGAAACGCTAA
- a CDS encoding EthD domain-containing protein: MPIKLMAASRKRPGLTRAEYQRYIEFYHGTIARQERLKIDTYIQNHVIDGAWGVLSDPDHQNKVVDRDAVVELSFKCFRDMMETLEPAVPSAASADGQYFANESTNIIVMAEEEEIPVASPIPAFNPGLGIVKGVGALKVLQYIMRDENTYPEDYRMYWRQAHEAAAAASPYYQEQCRRVQANWRCRANDNDGAARKHFKMVDPPVYDLVVAHWFDTMEQVGAFRQYVETLQKAEGPTYAHWSQSFFLYTKQIVIVRDTPLS, from the coding sequence GTGCCCATCAAGCTGATGGCCGCATCACGCAAGCGCCCGGGGCTCACCCGGGCCGAATACCAGCGTTACATCGAGTTCTACCACGGCACCATCGCCCGCCAGGAGCGCCTCAAGATCGACACCTACATCCAGAACCACGTCATCGATGGGGCCTGGGGGGTGCTCAGCGATCCCGACCACCAGAACAAGGTGGTGGACCGCGACGCCGTGGTGGAGCTCTCCTTCAAGTGCTTCCGGGACATGATGGAGACCCTGGAGCCTGCAGTACCCTCCGCCGCCTCCGCCGATGGGCAGTATTTCGCCAACGAGAGCACCAATATCATCGTCATGGCCGAGGAGGAGGAGATACCCGTCGCCAGCCCCATCCCCGCCTTCAATCCGGGTCTCGGCATCGTGAAAGGGGTCGGCGCCCTCAAGGTCCTGCAGTACATCATGCGCGATGAAAACACCTATCCGGAGGACTACCGGATGTACTGGCGCCAGGCTCACGAGGCCGCGGCAGCCGCCTCCCCCTACTACCAGGAGCAGTGCCGCCGGGTGCAGGCCAACTGGCGCTGCCGGGCCAATGACAACGATGGCGCCGCCCGCAAGCACTTCAAGATGGTTGATCCCCCGGTCTACGACCTGGTGGTGGCCCACTGGTTCGACACGATGGAGCAGGTGGGGGCCTTCCGCCAGTACGTCGAGACCCTCCAAAAGGCCGAGGGGCCGACCTATGCCCATTGGTCCCAGTCCTTCTTCCTCTACACCAAGCAGATCGTCATCGTCCGCGACACGCCCCTGAGCTGA
- a CDS encoding hydrolase, with the protein MSTPETRQYTYKDWYPTTQVKAAQHDLSPEEKARPFAKYFYEEIPQPDPAHMALMDHPCDPAKALHPSRMNDLLNPGDLDVEIGWCNLPDGAGFIANKSVYPGVTAEMIDWWFAWHPLEDLRYRIWYPPQHGGIHLSPEGRKRILDDRIPMAERNWGVVHHVTENCDCGMENITISFKSPQDYGFDMSRFKQPYVATFAGGQGWAVAVNKTDESITAPAMMCHIFRDTAEGLEHRTRFWLGYRLSNGVPECTLPPGVAVPQAAVQGLARHNVKEFTRFKHFLPRIYAEFGGRMLV; encoded by the coding sequence ATGTCCACCCCTGAGACCCGGCAGTACACCTACAAGGACTGGTACCCCACCACCCAGGTGAAGGCTGCCCAGCATGACCTGAGCCCCGAGGAGAAGGCCCGCCCCTTCGCCAAGTATTTCTATGAGGAGATCCCCCAGCCCGACCCCGCCCACATGGCCCTGATGGACCATCCCTGCGACCCCGCCAAGGCCCTTCACCCCTCCCGGATGAACGACCTGCTCAATCCCGGCGACCTGGACGTGGAGATCGGCTGGTGCAACCTGCCCGACGGGGCCGGCTTCATTGCCAACAAGAGCGTCTACCCCGGCGTCACCGCCGAGATGATCGACTGGTGGTTCGCCTGGCACCCCCTGGAGGACCTGCGCTATCGCATCTGGTATCCGCCCCAGCACGGGGGTATCCACCTGAGCCCCGAGGGGCGCAAGCGCATCCTGGATGACCGTATTCCCATGGCCGAGCGCAACTGGGGCGTGGTGCACCACGTCACCGAGAACTGCGACTGCGGGATGGAGAACATCACCATCAGTTTCAAGTCTCCCCAGGACTACGGCTTCGACATGAGCCGCTTCAAGCAGCCATATGTAGCCACCTTCGCCGGGGGGCAGGGCTGGGCCGTGGCGGTGAACAAGACCGACGAGTCCATCACCGCCCCCGCCATGATGTGCCACATCTTCCGCGACACCGCCGAGGGCCTGGAGCACCGCACCCGCTTCTGGCTGGGCTACCGCCTCTCCAACGGTGTGCCCGAGTGCACCCTGCCTCCCGGCGTGGCCGTGCCCCAGGCCGCCGTCCAGGGGCTCGCCCGCCACAACGTGAAGGAGTTCACCCGTTTCAAACACTTCCTGCCCCGGATCTATGCCGAGTTCGGCGGTCGGATGCTCGTATAG
- a CDS encoding [FeFe] hydrogenase, group A: protein MIQKEQPLPDTTLSRRSLMKALVGGSALLPLSGCLVRDREPGGKGWVSRQYDAPGNWPPQVRGRVPIDPTNPSIVRDDRKCILCGQCIEVCRKVQTIHGSYELPVRDDFICVHCGQCTLWCPSGAITERDDLERVKKALQDPSRTVIVQTAPSTRVGIGEEFGLEAGTWAEGRQVAALRRLGFKRIFDTDFAADLTIMEEGSELIRRLQGSPEGALPQFTSCCPGWVKFVEYYHPELLPNLSTAKSPQQMFGAVAKTYLAKKEGLDPGSIFSVAIMPCTAKKFEAARAEFGSSGEYWRMPSMRDVDAVLSVRELAWLMKEAGLNLPALPEEPYDSLLGQGSGAGLLFGSTGGVMEAAVRTVYHALTGRKAPGAAFRLEAVRGLEGVKEASLDIPGHGTLRVAVAHGLRNARALLARVGSSGHRYDFIEVMSCPGGCIGGGGMPRSSVPPADDVRIRRIRSLQAGDAASPLRESHENREVRELYRDFLEHPLSPLAHGLLHTHYTSRASHLRVDSRALAEVMKAGTSDTEGA from the coding sequence ATGATCCAGAAGGAACAACCTCTCCCAGACACCACCCTCAGCCGCAGAAGCCTCATGAAAGCCCTCGTCGGCGGCTCTGCCCTCCTGCCGCTCAGCGGATGCCTCGTGCGGGATCGGGAACCCGGCGGCAAGGGATGGGTCTCCCGCCAGTACGACGCCCCGGGAAACTGGCCGCCCCAGGTCCGCGGCAGGGTGCCCATCGACCCCACGAACCCTTCCATCGTCCGGGACGACCGGAAGTGCATCCTCTGCGGCCAGTGCATCGAGGTCTGCAGAAAGGTTCAGACCATCCATGGATCCTATGAGCTTCCGGTCCGCGATGACTTCATCTGTGTCCACTGCGGCCAGTGCACACTCTGGTGCCCCAGCGGAGCCATCACCGAAAGGGACGATCTCGAGCGCGTCAAGAAGGCCCTGCAGGACCCCTCCAGGACCGTCATCGTCCAGACCGCCCCCTCGACCCGGGTGGGCATCGGCGAAGAATTCGGCCTGGAGGCGGGCACCTGGGCGGAGGGGAGGCAGGTCGCTGCCCTCCGCCGCCTCGGATTCAAAAGGATCTTCGACACCGACTTCGCAGCCGACCTGACGATCATGGAGGAGGGCTCCGAGCTGATCCGCCGCCTGCAGGGCTCTCCGGAGGGGGCACTGCCCCAGTTCACCTCCTGCTGCCCCGGGTGGGTCAAGTTCGTCGAGTACTATCACCCCGAACTGCTCCCCAACCTTTCCACGGCGAAATCGCCCCAGCAGATGTTCGGGGCTGTGGCCAAGACCTACCTCGCCAAGAAGGAGGGCCTGGATCCCGGGTCCATCTTCAGCGTCGCCATCATGCCCTGCACCGCCAAGAAGTTCGAGGCTGCCCGGGCCGAGTTCGGTTCCTCGGGTGAATACTGGAGGATGCCTTCCATGAGGGATGTGGACGCCGTGCTCAGCGTCCGGGAGCTGGCCTGGCTGATGAAGGAGGCGGGCCTCAATCTCCCCGCCCTGCCCGAGGAGCCCTACGACTCGCTCCTCGGCCAAGGCTCCGGGGCCGGGCTCCTCTTCGGGAGCACAGGCGGCGTGATGGAGGCTGCCGTGCGCACCGTCTACCATGCCCTGACAGGGCGGAAAGCCCCTGGTGCAGCCTTCCGGCTCGAAGCGGTCAGGGGCCTGGAGGGTGTGAAGGAGGCCAGCCTGGACATCCCCGGCCACGGGACCCTGCGGGTGGCGGTGGCCCATGGCCTCCGGAACGCCCGGGCCCTCCTCGCGAGGGTCGGGAGCAGCGGCCATCGCTATGACTTCATCGAAGTGATGAGCTGCCCGGGAGGCTGTATCGGCGGCGGAGGCATGCCCCGCAGCTCCGTGCCCCCCGCCGATGATGTCCGGATCCGGCGCATCCGGAGCCTCCAGGCAGGCGATGCGGCAAGCCCCCTGCGGGAGAGCCACGAGAACCGGGAGGTGCGGGAACTCTATCGGGATTTTCTGGAGCATCCCCTGAGCCCCCTGGCCCATGGCCTTCTGCACACCCACTACACCTCCCGTGCCTCGCACCTGCGCGTGGACAGCCGGGCCCTTGCCGAAGTGATGAAGGCCGGCACCTCTGACACGGAGGGTGCATGA